In Polaribacter sp. L3A8, a genomic segment contains:
- a CDS encoding M6 family metalloprotease domain-containing protein, producing MFATSYNGDPYKFKQPDGTYVTVHLYGDAYYIRAESPDGYTLIRDESTGWISYAKLSDNKGKLISTGIYFRENQANLKSKLQKFNLKKHLDISSSARKSIVNANTKILNPSFSNNNDSVLQKSAKSAVNGTIKGLAIVVDFSDSTAPITMNSIRDFFNKSGYTGYGNNGSVKDFFSDISGGALVYENVVYGYYRAPKTFASYDAMPYAKGAQEILNQSLNWINNQGFDFNTLTIKNGRIQAINLMYTGTPAAWAKGMWYHKSTYTGFSADGVSSGDYNTSPVNTDLSLGTVCHENGHMLAGWPDTYTYDNSPNGIGAFDLMCSYGNRKNPSTPNPYFLNLAGWGTTININSANQTFTENSNSLRSYKYTNPSNSKEFYLIEPRRKTGRSTSLPDEGITIWHINENGNNQRADKQVALEHANNNINVHNAACWHNGGSTTFNDNTAPSAKWYNGSNSALKVSNVGNVGNSMSFTIGNGGTTGGGEAAISSPTPGSTLSAASINFKWNRPSGASNFDLLVGTTGAGSTNIRSSSTFNTTNLTVNGLPTNGSTIYVRLWTLNGSWSYKDYTYKTTTATAGEAAISSPTPGSTLSAASINFKWNRPSGANNFDLLVGTTGAGSSNIRSSSTFNTTNLTVNGLPTNGSTIYVRLWTLNGSWSYKDYTYKATTATAVEAAISSPTPGSTLSAASINFKWNRPSGASNFDLLVGTTGAGSTNIRSSSTFNGTNKTVNGLPTNGSTIYVRLWTLNGSWSYKDYTYKATTATISNGSANITSPSPGSRLNSSSINFRWNRPSGATYFDILVGTTGAGSTNIRSSSTFNSTNKTVSGIPTNGSIIYVRLWTLNGSWKYNDYTYNVNGAPLNLEDNLDENISIYPNPTDNKFTINLGQYKNSSVSIFSIDGRLIYKELQKGNTMEVDAISFNTGIYLVRISNNKETITKKLIIK from the coding sequence ATGTTTGCAACTTCTTATAACGGAGATCCGTATAAATTTAAACAACCCGACGGAACCTATGTAACCGTACATCTTTATGGTGATGCTTATTACATACGGGCTGAAAGCCCTGACGGTTACACTTTAATTAGAGATGAATCTACTGGCTGGATTAGTTATGCTAAGCTATCTGATAACAAAGGAAAATTGATTTCTACAGGTATCTATTTTAGAGAAAACCAAGCAAATCTAAAAAGTAAATTACAAAAATTTAACTTAAAAAAACACTTAGATATTTCTAGTAGCGCCAGAAAATCTATAGTCAATGCAAATACAAAAATACTGAATCCTTCTTTTAGTAATAACAATGATTCAGTATTACAAAAAAGTGCAAAAAGCGCTGTTAATGGCACCATAAAGGGTCTTGCGATTGTTGTAGATTTTAGCGATTCAACAGCCCCTATAACCATGAACTCTATTAGAGATTTTTTCAATAAATCTGGCTATACTGGCTATGGAAATAATGGATCGGTTAAAGATTTTTTTTCTGATATATCTGGTGGTGCTTTGGTTTATGAAAATGTAGTTTATGGCTATTATCGTGCACCTAAAACTTTTGCAAGTTATGATGCAATGCCTTATGCTAAAGGAGCCCAAGAAATTCTTAACCAATCTCTAAATTGGATTAATAACCAAGGTTTTGATTTTAACACCTTAACTATAAAAAATGGTCGTATTCAGGCTATAAATTTAATGTATACAGGAACTCCTGCTGCATGGGCTAAAGGTATGTGGTATCACAAATCTACATATACTGGTTTTAGTGCAGATGGCGTATCAAGTGGAGATTACAACACAAGCCCTGTTAATACTGATTTATCATTAGGTACCGTTTGTCATGAAAATGGACACATGTTAGCAGGTTGGCCTGACACTTACACCTATGATAATAGCCCAAATGGTATAGGCGCTTTTGATTTAATGTGTTCTTATGGAAACAGGAAAAATCCATCAACACCTAATCCATATTTTTTAAATTTAGCAGGTTGGGGTACTACAATTAATATAAATTCTGCAAACCAAACATTTACTGAAAATTCTAATTCATTACGATCGTATAAATATACCAACCCTTCAAATTCAAAAGAGTTTTATTTAATAGAACCTAGAAGAAAAACAGGAAGAAGTACTTCTTTACCAGATGAAGGTATTACTATTTGGCACATTAACGAAAATGGTAATAATCAAAGAGCCGATAAACAAGTTGCCTTAGAGCATGCTAATAATAATATAAACGTTCATAATGCTGCGTGTTGGCACAATGGAGGCTCTACAACCTTTAATGATAACACAGCACCAAGTGCAAAATGGTATAACGGTTCCAATAGCGCTCTTAAGGTGAGTAACGTTGGAAACGTAGGTAATTCAATGAGTTTTACCATAGGAAATGGAGGAACTACAGGAGGTGGAGAAGCAGCTATTTCAAGCCCTACCCCAGGAAGTACGCTAAGTGCTGCTTCTATTAATTTTAAATGGAATAGACCTTCTGGTGCTAGTAATTTCGACTTATTAGTGGGTACTACTGGAGCAGGATCAACTAATATCCGTTCTAGTTCTACTTTTAACACCACCAACCTAACAGTTAACGGTTTACCTACCAACGGTAGTACAATTTATGTTAGATTATGGACTTTAAATGGTTCTTGGTCTTATAAAGATTACACCTACAAGACAACTACAGCAACTGCTGGAGAAGCAGCTATTTCAAGCCCTACTCCAGGTAGTACGCTAAGTGCTGCTTCTATTAATTTTAAATGGAATAGACCTTCTGGTGCTAATAACTTCGACTTATTAGTGGGTACTACTGGAGCGGGATCATCAAACATTCGTTCTAGCTCAACTTTTAACACCACCAACCTAACAGTTAACGGTTTACCTACCAACGGTAGTACAATTTATGTTAGATTATGGACTTTAAATGGTTCTTGGTCTTATAAAGATTATACCTACAAGGCAACTACAGCAACTGCTGTAGAAGCAGCTATTTCAAGCCCTACTCCAGGAAGTACGCTAAGCGCTGCTTCTATTAATTTTAAATGGAACAGACCTTCTGGTGCTAGTAATTTCGACTTATTAGTGGGTACTACTGGAGCGGGATCAACTAATATCCGTTCTAGTTCAACTTTTAATGGCACTAATAAAACAGTTAATGGTTTACCTACCAACGGTAGTACAATTTATGTTAGGTTATGGACTTTAAATGGTTCTTGGTCTTATAAAGATTATACGTACAAGGCAACTACAGCAACTATATCTAATGGAAGTGCCAATATAACAAGTCCGTCGCCAGGAAGCAGACTAAATTCATCTTCTATTAACTTTAGATGGAATAGACCTTCTGGTGCTACTTATTTTGATATTTTAGTAGGTACTACAGGAGCAGGATCAACTAATATCCGTTCAAGTTCAACTTTTAACAGCACTAATAAAACAGTTAGCGGCATACCTACCAATGGTAGTATTATATATGTTAGATTATGGACATTAAACGGGTCTTGGAAATATAATGATTATACATATAACGTAAATGGAGCACCTCTTAATTTGGAAGATAATTTAGACGAAAACATATCAATTTACCCTAATCCTACTGATAATAAATTCACTATTAATCTTGGTCAATATAAAAACTCAAGTGTTTCAATATTTAGTATTGATGGCAGATTAATTTATAAGGAATTACAAAAAGGTAACACAATGGAAGTAGATGCAATTTCTTTTAATACTGGAATATATTTAGTTCGTATATCAAACAATAAAGAAACAATAACTAAGAAATTAATAATTAAGTAA
- a CDS encoding HAD family hydrolase: MKYKAVIFDLDGTLVNSIKDIADAMNVVLEKRQYPTYNYETYKTFVGSGVRSLVVKALPDANPKDKEVEACLNDMMQVYSEVCTVKTEPYEGILELLEELNAKNIKVSVLSNKEDTLTKKIAAFLLPEFLSPVLGLKVEVDKKPNPKVALETCDAMQVKPEETIFVGDTDVDILVAKNANMLPVGVSWGFRDKESLINAGAKHVLEHPLDLMKIVTS, translated from the coding sequence ATGAAGTATAAAGCGGTTATTTTTGACTTGGATGGTACACTTGTAAATTCTATAAAAGATATTGCAGATGCCATGAATGTTGTTCTTGAAAAACGCCAATATCCTACCTACAATTATGAAACCTATAAAACTTTTGTAGGAAGTGGCGTAAGGAGTTTGGTGGTGAAGGCGCTGCCAGATGCAAACCCTAAAGATAAAGAAGTAGAAGCGTGTCTTAATGATATGATGCAGGTGTATAGTGAAGTTTGCACTGTTAAAACAGAGCCTTACGAAGGCATATTAGAATTATTAGAAGAATTAAATGCTAAAAATATTAAAGTAAGTGTACTTTCTAATAAAGAAGATACGCTAACAAAAAAAATAGCTGCGTTTTTATTACCAGAATTTTTGAGCCCTGTTTTAGGGTTGAAAGTAGAGGTTGATAAAAAACCAAATCCGAAGGTAGCTTTGGAAACCTGTGATGCAATGCAGGTAAAACCAGAAGAAACTATTTTTGTTGGCGATACAGATGTAGATATTTTAGTAGCTAAAAATGCAAATATGCTTCCTGTTGGAGTATCTTGGGGTTTTAGAGATAAAGAAAGTTTGATTAATGCGGGAGCTAAGCACGTGTTAGAGCATCCTTTAGATTTAATGAAAATTGTTACTTCTTAA
- a CDS encoding alginate export family protein has translation MKKQYVILGLMLVCFQFVNAQFTLDGEFRPRTEYRNGFGSLIPDASDAGFGISTRVRLNTSYMTDNYWFYVSLQDVMVWGENRQILPYDQNNSFAVFQAWAEIKLGENTSTKIGRQVLSYDDQRILGGLDWAQQGRNHDAALLKYKKDNFMLDFALAFNQDYSNPTGFQSAGTAYNTTGYFSYKTMQMLYMKQKWNKLTGSLLLLNNGFQEFDAVSGEADGVSNLQTLGTHLDYKSGSFGLSANAFLQTGKRQGDVDVKGAYLVGLDATYKVAPKVSLGLGIEAISGNDGDAGETGAFFPLYGTNHKFNGFMDYFYVGNHANSVGLVDLHLSANFTLNDSSSLMVKALNFSGEQDLASGESSLGTEIDLVYKKKFKGYSLVLGYSQMFASDGMYELKGVTEAAAANNQNWAWAMLVIKPKFLN, from the coding sequence ATGAAAAAACAATACGTAATTTTAGGGCTAATGTTAGTGTGTTTCCAATTTGTAAATGCACAATTTACATTAGATGGAGAGTTTAGACCAAGAACAGAATATAGAAACGGATTTGGAAGTTTAATTCCGGATGCGTCAGATGCAGGTTTTGGTATTTCTACAAGAGTACGTTTAAATACCAGCTACATGACAGACAATTACTGGTTTTATGTGAGTTTACAAGATGTAATGGTGTGGGGAGAAAACAGACAAATTTTACCTTATGATCAAAATAACTCATTTGCAGTTTTTCAGGCTTGGGCAGAAATTAAGTTAGGAGAAAATACTTCAACAAAAATTGGTCGTCAAGTTTTATCTTATGATGATCAAAGAATTTTAGGAGGATTAGATTGGGCACAACAAGGTAGAAACCACGATGCAGCTTTACTTAAATATAAAAAAGATAATTTTATGTTAGATTTTGCATTGGCATTTAACCAAGATTATTCGAATCCAACAGGTTTTCAATCTGCAGGTACTGCATACAATACAACAGGTTATTTCTCATATAAAACAATGCAAATGTTATATATGAAACAAAAGTGGAATAAATTAACAGGTAGTTTATTATTGTTGAATAATGGATTTCAAGAATTTGATGCTGTATCAGGAGAAGCAGATGGCGTAAGTAATTTACAAACTTTAGGAACACATTTAGATTATAAATCTGGAAGCTTTGGTTTGTCTGCAAATGCTTTTTTACAGACAGGAAAACGTCAGGGAGATGTGGATGTAAAAGGAGCGTATTTAGTTGGTTTAGATGCAACGTATAAAGTAGCACCAAAAGTAAGTTTAGGATTAGGTATAGAAGCTATTAGTGGTAACGATGGTGATGCAGGAGAAACGGGAGCATTTTTCCCTTTATATGGAACAAACCATAAGTTTAATGGTTTTATGGATTATTTTTATGTGGGGAACCACGCAAACTCTGTTGGTTTAGTAGACTTACATTTAAGTGCAAACTTTACTTTAAACGATTCTTCTAGTTTAATGGTAAAAGCCCTTAATTTTAGTGGAGAACAAGATTTAGCAAGTGGAGAAAGTTCTTTAGGAACAGAGATAGATTTAGTGTACAAAAAGAAATTTAAAGGTTATTCTTTAGTACTTGGGTATTCTCAAATGTTTGCAAGCGATGGTATGTACGAATTAAAAGGTGTAACTGAAGCAGCAGCGGCAAATAATCAAAACTGGGCGTGGGCAATGTTGGTAATTAAGCCTAAGTTTTTAAACTAG
- a CDS encoding ABC transporter ATP-binding protein, whose translation MSTIIKQETPKIITNNTRFPSNDVMLDLKNLKKVYPTPKGDYVVLEDLNLQIKKEEFVTIIGHSGCGKTTMLSMIAGLNPISGGNISVLGKHIQGPGPDRGVIFQSPSLMPWMTSLQNVLLGVNQVFPKATKAQRNDVAKYYLQKVGLEDAFHKKASELSQGMQQRVGIARAFAIKPKVLLLDEPFGMLDSLTRGELQDILIEIWNKEKITAVMITHDVDEAIFLADRVVMMTSGPKAKIGDILDINFERPRTRKSVLEHDDYYTYRKHLIDFLEH comes from the coding sequence ATGAGCACTATAATAAAACAAGAAACACCTAAAATTATTACGAATAACACACGTTTTCCTTCGAATGATGTAATGTTAGATTTAAAAAATCTTAAAAAAGTATATCCTACTCCAAAAGGAGATTATGTAGTTTTAGAAGACTTAAATCTGCAGATAAAAAAAGAAGAATTTGTGACTATTATTGGGCATTCTGGTTGTGGTAAAACAACAATGCTTTCTATGATTGCTGGTTTAAACCCAATTTCTGGAGGTAATATTTCTGTGTTAGGAAAACACATACAAGGTCCTGGACCAGATAGAGGTGTTATTTTTCAATCGCCTAGTTTAATGCCTTGGATGACTTCTTTACAGAATGTTTTGTTGGGCGTAAATCAGGTTTTTCCTAAAGCTACAAAAGCACAAAGAAATGATGTTGCAAAATACTATTTACAAAAAGTAGGTTTAGAAGATGCTTTTCATAAAAAAGCAAGTGAATTATCGCAAGGTATGCAGCAAAGAGTAGGTATTGCAAGAGCATTTGCAATTAAACCAAAAGTATTGTTGTTAGATGAACCTTTTGGAATGTTAGATTCTTTAACAAGAGGAGAATTGCAAGACATTTTAATAGAAATCTGGAACAAAGAAAAAATAACAGCAGTAATGATTACCCACGATGTAGATGAAGCTATTTTTTTAGCAGACAGAGTGGTAATGATGACTAGCGGACCGAAAGCCAAAATTGGAGATATTTTAGATATCAATTTTGAAAGACCAAGAACTAGAAAATCTGTTTTAGAGCATGACGATTATTATACATACAGAAAGCATTTAATAGATTTTTTAGAGCATTAA
- a CDS encoding ABC transporter ATP-binding protein yields the protein MAYLELNNIYKSYHQADGETEVLSNINLKIEEGEFVAIVGFTGSGKTTLVNLINGLIKPTSGEVLFKGEPVVGTSHERGVIFQNYSLLPWLTVGQNVFMAVKEAFPKKNKKELNEIVANYVEMVSLTPAINKRPNELSGGMRQRVAVARALAMKPEMIIMDEPLGALDALTRGNLQDEILNIWGKDKRTALLITNDVDEGIYMADRIIPLRPGPNATLGPEFKIDLERPRDKTAMNDNESFKKTRNAIIEYLMDIGNERKSEAKKEYILPDLTPKDFVNQFKFGI from the coding sequence ATGGCATATTTAGAACTAAATAATATTTATAAAAGTTATCATCAAGCAGATGGAGAGACAGAAGTCTTGTCTAATATTAACTTGAAAATAGAAGAAGGCGAATTTGTTGCAATTGTAGGTTTTACAGGAAGTGGAAAAACAACGTTAGTTAATTTAATTAATGGATTGATAAAACCAACAAGTGGAGAAGTGTTGTTTAAAGGAGAACCTGTAGTTGGTACAAGTCATGAACGTGGAGTTATTTTTCAAAATTATTCGTTATTGCCTTGGTTAACTGTTGGTCAGAATGTGTTTATGGCAGTAAAAGAAGCTTTTCCGAAGAAAAATAAAAAGGAACTAAATGAAATTGTTGCCAATTATGTAGAAATGGTGAGTTTAACGCCAGCAATAAATAAAAGACCAAACGAATTATCTGGAGGAATGCGTCAAAGAGTAGCGGTTGCAAGAGCTTTGGCAATGAAACCAGAAATGATAATTATGGACGAACCTCTAGGAGCTTTAGATGCTTTAACACGTGGTAATTTACAAGACGAAATCTTAAATATTTGGGGGAAAGACAAGAGAACAGCTTTGTTAATTACAAATGATGTGGATGAAGGTATTTATATGGCAGATAGAATTATTCCTTTAAGGCCTGGGCCTAATGCAACTTTAGGACCAGAATTTAAAATTGATTTGGAACGTCCGAGAGATAAAACAGCCATGAATGACAATGAGAGTTTTAAGAAAACAAGAAATGCTATTATTGAGTATTTAATGGATATTGGAAATGAACGTAAATCTGAAGCTAAAAAGGAATATATTCTTCCAGATTTAACGCCTAAAGATTTTGTGAATCAGTTTAAATTTGGAATCTAA
- a CDS encoding ABC transporter permease: MKASLTLEKVSNFIGLGFFVTLKDLFTGKLEKEEFKNFLRKTIVPIASILLFIGLWHLGAKSLYNIEAEFKIEKALEDQGQVAADALKACIASGESSCQPNTLPSPAQVWESFHSLLRDHRIINADKAAFIEKTAALNASRIAEGKDAITYTGRPSFVDQIFRSLQTVFAGFLLALLIAVPLGIFIGLSATLKSAFNWFIQIFKPVSPVVWYLLVFMIVKTLLIDSNEDSSFTISFISVGFCSMWATLVNTAMGVSSVDKDYINVAKVLKLGTFQKIFKVILPSSLPLIFTGLKITLSVAWMVLIAIELLAQSPGLGLFVWEEFQNGANDSNAKIIVAMFVIGIIGFLLDRLMLTIQNWVSFDKTDAI; encoded by the coding sequence ATGAAAGCAAGTTTAACACTAGAGAAGGTTTCTAATTTTATAGGATTAGGTTTTTTTGTAACATTAAAAGATCTGTTTACTGGAAAACTAGAAAAAGAAGAATTTAAAAACTTTTTACGCAAGACAATAGTGCCAATTGCTTCCATTTTATTATTTATTGGTTTGTGGCATTTGGGTGCAAAATCTTTATACAATATAGAGGCAGAATTTAAAATAGAAAAGGCTTTAGAAGATCAGGGTCAGGTTGCGGCAGATGCTTTAAAAGCATGTATTGCTTCTGGAGAATCTAGTTGTCAGCCAAATACATTACCATCTCCGGCTCAGGTTTGGGAGTCTTTCCATTCTTTATTAAGAGATCACAGAATTATTAATGCAGATAAAGCTGCTTTTATAGAAAAAACAGCTGCATTAAATGCTAGTAGAATTGCAGAAGGAAAAGACGCAATTACGTATACAGGAAGACCATCATTTGTAGATCAAATATTTAGAAGTTTACAAACGGTATTTGCTGGGTTCTTATTGGCCTTATTAATTGCAGTTCCTTTAGGTATTTTTATAGGATTAAGTGCAACTTTAAAAAGTGCATTTAATTGGTTTATTCAGATTTTTAAGCCAGTATCACCCGTAGTTTGGTATTTATTAGTTTTTATGATTGTAAAAACATTGTTGATAGATTCTAACGAAGATAGTTCTTTTACCATTTCATTTATTAGTGTTGGTTTTTGTTCTATGTGGGCAACATTAGTAAATACTGCTATGGGAGTTTCTTCTGTAGATAAAGATTATATAAATGTTGCAAAAGTTTTAAAATTAGGAACTTTTCAGAAGATTTTTAAAGTAATCTTACCTTCTTCTTTGCCTTTAATTTTTACAGGATTAAAGATAACATTATCAGTTGCTTGGATGGTTTTAATTGCAATTGAACTTTTGGCACAGAGTCCTGGTTTAGGGTTGTTTGTGTGGGAGGAATTCCAAAATGGAGCAAACGATTCTAATGCAAAAATTATCGTAGCCATGTTTGTAATTGGTATTATCGGTTTTTTATTAGACAGATTGATGTTAACGATTCAGAATTGGGTGTCTTTTGATAAAACAGATGCAATATAA
- a CDS encoding CmpA/NrtA family ABC transporter substrate-binding protein yields the protein MKSLFKKSTYILPVAMLLFACGGKETKKATTVVAAKTSKTKTLAIEKPQLTFGFIKLTDMAPLAIAKEKGFFEDEGLFVSVEAQSNWKNILDRVIDGQLDGSHMLAGQPIAAGAGFGRQAKLVTAFSMDLNGNAITVSNDVWSKMKPHVAKDKDGKPVHPIKAEALKPVITEYRNSGKPFKMGMVFPVSTHNYEIRYWLAAAGINPGMYTKENVQGQIDAEVLLSVTPPPQMPATLEAGTIHGYCVGEPWNQQAVFKGIGVPVVTNYDIWKNNPEKVFVMTEKFVNENPNTAIAVTKALIRAGKWLDKPENRKEAVQILSMSQYVGAPVEVLANSMTGTFEFEKGDKREMEDFNVFYKYNATYPFYSDGIWFLTQMRRWGQIPDAKTADWYASTIKDIYRPDIWKKAAALLVAEGNIPAADIPTTDGYKPATADFIDGTMYDAKDPIGYINSFKIGNKDKK from the coding sequence ATGAAATCTCTATTTAAAAAATCAACTTACATTTTACCTGTAGCAATGTTATTATTTGCTTGTGGTGGTAAAGAAACTAAAAAGGCAACAACAGTTGTTGCTGCAAAAACATCAAAAACAAAAACATTAGCAATAGAAAAACCTCAATTAACGTTTGGGTTTATCAAGTTAACAGATATGGCTCCTTTGGCTATTGCAAAAGAAAAAGGATTTTTCGAAGACGAAGGATTGTTTGTTTCTGTAGAAGCACAATCTAACTGGAAAAATATTTTAGACCGTGTTATTGATGGTCAATTAGACGGTTCGCACATGTTAGCAGGTCAGCCAATTGCTGCAGGAGCAGGTTTTGGAAGACAAGCAAAATTAGTAACTGCTTTTTCTATGGATTTAAACGGAAATGCAATTACAGTTTCTAATGATGTTTGGTCTAAAATGAAACCACATGTAGCAAAAGATAAAGATGGTAAACCTGTTCACCCTATAAAAGCAGAAGCTTTAAAGCCTGTTATTACTGAATATAGAAATTCTGGTAAACCTTTTAAAATGGGAATGGTTTTTCCGGTTTCAACACATAATTATGAAATTAGATATTGGTTAGCAGCAGCAGGAATAAACCCTGGAATGTATACCAAAGAAAACGTACAAGGACAGATTGATGCTGAGGTTTTATTATCTGTAACGCCTCCACCACAAATGCCAGCAACCTTAGAAGCAGGTACTATTCATGGATATTGTGTTGGTGAACCTTGGAATCAGCAAGCTGTTTTTAAAGGAATTGGAGTTCCGGTTGTTACAAATTATGATATCTGGAAAAACAACCCAGAGAAAGTATTTGTTATGACAGAGAAATTTGTAAACGAAAACCCAAATACAGCCATTGCAGTTACCAAAGCATTAATTAGAGCTGGTAAATGGTTAGACAAACCAGAAAATAGAAAAGAAGCTGTGCAAATTTTATCTATGTCTCAATACGTAGGTGCTCCGGTAGAAGTATTAGCAAATTCTATGACTGGTACTTTTGAGTTTGAAAAAGGAGATAAAAGAGAAATGGAAGACTTTAATGTATTCTATAAATACAATGCAACCTATCCTTTTTATTCTGATGGAATCTGGTTTTTAACACAAATGAGAAGATGGGGACAAATACCTGATGCAAAAACTGCAGATTGGTACGCAAGCACAATTAAAGATATTTACAGACCAGATATCTGGAAAAAAGCAGCAGCTCTTTTAGTTGCAGAAGGAAACATTCCTGCAGCAGATATTCCTACAACAGATGGTTATAAGCCAGCAACAGCAGATTTTATTGATGGAACAATGTACGATGCAAAAGATCCAATAGGATACATCAATAGTTTTAAAATAGGAAATAAAGATAAAAAATAA
- a CDS encoding ImmA/IrrE family metallo-endopeptidase: protein MNKELLEKKANGFRKKLGLGSETTIRLKSILSQLNITTIFKPLGGGFSGMAIKIKQNNDESLRFILVNSNHPLGKQHFTICHELYHLFIQENFTARSCVTGKFDINDREEYNADWFASFLLLPEAGIKALIPDKELGKNKITIQTILKIEHFFGCSRAAILFRLFKLNLINQNFYNEHKANVKKSARENGYLTDLYESGNHQEFIGNYGSLARELFDEGKLSESQYLSLLHDLTSPYDALKTNINKDDEDKE from the coding sequence ATGAATAAAGAACTTCTAGAAAAAAAAGCTAACGGGTTTAGAAAAAAATTAGGACTTGGAAGTGAGACTACAATTCGATTGAAAAGTATTCTTTCACAGTTAAACATTACAACCATCTTCAAGCCACTTGGAGGTGGTTTTTCTGGTATGGCAATTAAGATTAAGCAAAATAATGATGAATCATTAAGGTTTATATTGGTAAATAGTAATCATCCTTTAGGAAAACAGCATTTTACAATTTGCCACGAATTATATCATTTATTTATACAAGAAAATTTTACTGCTCGTTCGTGTGTGACTGGAAAATTCGATATCAATGATAGAGAGGAATATAATGCAGATTGGTTTGCTTCTTTTCTTTTGCTTCCAGAAGCTGGAATAAAAGCTTTAATTCCAGATAAGGAGTTAGGAAAAAATAAAATAACTATTCAAACTATATTAAAGATAGAGCATTTCTTTGGATGTTCTAGAGCTGCTATACTTTTTAGGTTGTTTAAATTAAATTTGATTAACCAAAATTTTTATAACGAACATAAAGCTAATGTGAAAAAAAGTGCAAGGGAGAATGGTTATTTGACTGATTTATATGAATCTGGAAATCATCAAGAGTTTATTGGAAATTATGGTTCTTTAGCGCGAGAACTTTTTGATGAAGGTAAACTATCAGAGTCCCAGTATCTTTCCTTATTACATGATTTGACGAGTCCTTATGATGCGTTAAAAACTAATATCAATAAGGATGACGAAGATAAAGAATAA
- a CDS encoding helix-turn-helix domain-containing protein has product MSDNKIIGNNIQTYRKKLGFTQESFSEFLGINRAELSYYESGKRQAPISVISKAADIFGIDGFDLYQENSIENSVNLAFAFRAENFSANDLNEISSFKKIVKNYVKLKELNVNE; this is encoded by the coding sequence ATGAGCGACAACAAGATTATTGGAAACAATATTCAAACTTACAGAAAGAAGTTAGGATTTACCCAAGAATCGTTCTCAGAGTTTTTAGGAATAAATAGAGCGGAATTAAGCTACTATGAGAGCGGAAAACGACAAGCCCCAATATCAGTAATATCAAAAGCTGCTGATATTTTTGGAATTGATGGATTCGACCTTTATCAAGAAAATTCTATCGAAAACTCAGTGAATTTAGCATTTGCCTTTAGAGCAGAAAACTTTAGTGCAAATGATTTGAATGAAATTTCAAGTTTCAAGAAGATAGTAAAAAACTATGTGAAACTTAAAGAACTTAATGTGAATGAATAA